In the Methylomonas rhizoryzae genome, one interval contains:
- a CDS encoding ABC transporter ATP-binding protein: MIQLRQVYKAYPQAGEMHTVLHGIDLQIAAGEFVAIVGPSGNGKSTLLNLLTGIDHPGSGAVVVNGAALQTLSNAKLTAWRGANVGIVFQFFQLLPTLNLWQNVVLPMDFLGKLAKRHRRERAMQLLERVGLADMAERLPSQLSGGQQQRAAIARALANDPPLIVADEPTGNLDAATADAVFELFAHLRDQGKTLVMVTHNEALADAAGRKLEIRSGRIHADSAGRL, from the coding sequence ATGATCCAGCTACGTCAAGTCTATAAAGCCTACCCGCAAGCCGGGGAAATGCACACCGTGTTGCACGGCATCGATTTGCAGATTGCCGCCGGCGAATTCGTCGCTATTGTCGGCCCGTCGGGCAACGGCAAGTCCACGTTGCTGAATTTGCTGACCGGCATAGACCATCCCGGCAGCGGTGCGGTCGTCGTTAACGGTGCGGCCTTGCAAACCTTGAGTAACGCCAAGTTGACGGCTTGGCGCGGAGCCAACGTCGGCATTGTGTTCCAATTTTTTCAATTGTTGCCGACTTTGAATCTCTGGCAGAACGTGGTGTTGCCCATGGATTTTTTGGGTAAATTGGCAAAGCGGCACCGTCGTGAACGAGCCATGCAGTTGTTGGAACGGGTCGGCTTGGCGGACATGGCCGAACGCCTGCCCAGTCAATTGTCCGGCGGCCAACAACAACGGGCCGCAATCGCGCGGGCGCTGGCCAACGATCCGCCGCTGATCGTTGCCGACGAACCCACCGGTAATCTGGACGCGGCTACCGCCGACGCGGTATTCGAACTGTTCGCGCATTTACGCGACCAAGGCAAGACCTTGGTGATGGTCACTCACAACGAGGCGTTGGCCGACGCCGCCGGGCGCAAGCTGGAAATTCGTAGCGGCCGCATCCACGCCGACAGTGCCGGTCGTTTATGA